The Alosa sapidissima isolate fAloSap1 chromosome 6, fAloSap1.pri, whole genome shotgun sequence genome window below encodes:
- the LOC121711432 gene encoding transcription factor 24-like isoform X1 codes for MDKHLKSASFDSLDMDVTKAGNLVCERVAPPGSTKVTLSDTDKWMKVGMVGPKGMKSHNCPENAARERSRVKNLREAFHRLQAALPSVPPDTKLSKLDILVLATNYIAHLTETLDQSRCFSDHTFSSKAGGFLHPVKKWPMRSLLYCGSMDKWLTGIPASQETTTASPVTPKRSVNM; via the exons ATGGATAAGCATCTGAAGAGTGCTTCATTTGACTCATTGGATATGGATGTAACCAAGGCGGGAAACCTGGTCTGTGAGAGAGTGGCCCCTCCAGGCTCCACAAAGGTAACTCTTAGTGACACAGATAAATGG ATGAAGGTAGGAATGGTTGGACCAAAAGGGATGAAGTCTCACAATTGTCCTGAGAATGCAGCTCGTGAGAGGAGTCGGGTGAAAAACCTGCGAGAGGCATTCCACAGGTTGCAGGCCGCACTACCCTCTGTCCCTCCAGACACCAAGCTCTCAAAGTTGGATATACTTGTTCTGGCCACAAACTACATTGCCCACCTCACAGAAACATTGGATCAGAGCAGGTGCTTCAGTGATCACACTTTTTCAAGCAAGGCTGGTGGATTTCTGCATCCCGTTAAG AAATGGCCGATGCGCTCTCTGCTGTATTGTGGAAGTATGGACAAATGGCTTACAGGCATTCCAGCCAGCCAGGAGACAACCACTGCATCCCCAGTGACCCCCAAACGTTCAGTGAATATGTAA
- the LOC121711432 gene encoding transcription factor 23-like isoform X2 codes for MDKHLKSASFDSLDMDVTKAGNLVCERVAPPGSTKMKVGMVGPKGMKSHNCPENAARERSRVKNLREAFHRLQAALPSVPPDTKLSKLDILVLATNYIAHLTETLDQSRCFSDHTFSSKAGGFLHPVKKWPMRSLLYCGSMDKWLTGIPASQETTTASPVTPKRSVNM; via the exons ATGGATAAGCATCTGAAGAGTGCTTCATTTGACTCATTGGATATGGATGTAACCAAGGCGGGAAACCTGGTCTGTGAGAGAGTGGCCCCTCCAGGCTCCACAAAG ATGAAGGTAGGAATGGTTGGACCAAAAGGGATGAAGTCTCACAATTGTCCTGAGAATGCAGCTCGTGAGAGGAGTCGGGTGAAAAACCTGCGAGAGGCATTCCACAGGTTGCAGGCCGCACTACCCTCTGTCCCTCCAGACACCAAGCTCTCAAAGTTGGATATACTTGTTCTGGCCACAAACTACATTGCCCACCTCACAGAAACATTGGATCAGAGCAGGTGCTTCAGTGATCACACTTTTTCAAGCAAGGCTGGTGGATTTCTGCATCCCGTTAAG AAATGGCCGATGCGCTCTCTGCTGTATTGTGGAAGTATGGACAAATGGCTTACAGGCATTCCAGCCAGCCAGGAGACAACCACTGCATCCCCAGTGACCCCCAAACGTTCAGTGAATATGTAA
- the ephx1 gene encoding epoxide hydrolase 1, with amino-acid sequence MLIEFVVVLALGIVACLVLLKRKTAVLKTEDGWWGAGDAPLGNEEESISTFMVETSQKEIEDLHRRIDQTRPFPSLEGSQFNYGFNSKVLQKVVTYWRNVFDWKKQVDKINKYPHFKTKIEGISVHYVHVKPKRKTNCVPIIMVHGWPGSFYEFYGIIPLLTEPANLDDIAFEVICPSIPGYGFSEAPHKKGFDSVCAARIFLKLMKRLGFSQFYAHGGDWGWLITTNMAQLDPKAVKGLHLNFAPPAKPDFPMILSLMLGWRFPKLFGFTEHDVKRLYPCMEKMVVEPVKEMGYMHIQATKPDTAGRALNDSPVGLAAYILEKFSTWTDLEFRDLEDGGLERKFSLDDLLTNVMIYWTTESIISSMRFYKENFGQGLNQPHASIPVYVPTALASFPNELMHTPKLWAKQKYHKLIAFTPMARGGHFAALEEPELMMQDIQHFIKILEKK; translated from the exons ATGTTGATCGAGTTTGTGGTGGTTCTAGCCTTGGGTATTGTAGCCTGTCTTGTGTTGCTAAAGAGAAAGACAGCTGTACTGAAGACAGAAGACGGCTGGTGGGGTGCTGGAGATGCACCTCTGGGGAATGAGGAAGAGAGTATTTCTACCTTCATGGTTGAAACATCCCAAAAAGAGATTGAG GACTTGCACAGGAGAATAGATCAAACACGGCCTTTTCCTTCTTTGGAGGGCAGCCAATTTAATTATGGCTTCAACTCTAAAGTTCTACAGAAAGTTGTAACATACTGGAGAAATGTCTTTGACTGGAAGAAGCAAGtggacaaaataaacaaataccctcattttaaaacaaaaattgAAG GTATCAGTGTCCACTATGTCCATGTGAAAccaaagagaaaaacaaattgTGTACCCATAATCATGGTACATGGTTGGCCTGGCTCCTTCTATGAGTTCTATGGGATTATACCCCTTCTCACTGAGCCTGCCAACCTTGATGACATTGCCTTTGAGGTTATTTGTCCATCCATCCCAGGCTATGGATTTTCAGAGGCCCCACATAAAAAAG GGTTTGATTCTGTTTGTGCAGCCAGAATATTCCTCAAGCTGATGAAGAGGCTTGGTTTCAGTCAATTCTATGCACATGGTGGAGACTGGGGCTGGCTTATCACTACAAACATGGCACAGCTTGATCCCAA AGCAGTCAAAGGCCTTCACCTGAATTTTGCACCGCCTGCTAAGCCTGATTTTCCAATGATACTGTCTTTGATGCTGGGTTGGCGATTCCCAAAGTTATTTGGCTTCACTGAGCATGACGTGAAACGGCTCTACCCCTGCATGGAGAAAATGGTTGTAGAGCCAGTGAAGGAGATGGGATACATGCATATCCAGGCTACCAAACCAGATACTGCAG GAAGGGCATTGAATGATTCGCCAGTTGGTTTAGCTGCTTACATTCTAGAGAAGTTTTCCACATGGACAGATCTTGAGTTCAGGGACCTTGAGGATGGAGGACTAGAAAG gaaATTCTCCCTGGATGACCTTTTAACAAATGTAATGATCTATTGGACGACTGAGTCAATTATTTCATCCATGCGATTCTACAAGGAGAATTTTGGCCAGGGCTTGAATCAGCCGCATGCAAG TATACCAGTATATGTGCCCACTGCCCTGGCTTCTTTTCCCAACGAGCTGATGCACACTCCTAAGCTTTGGGCAAAACAAAAGTATCACAAACTAATTGCCTTCACCCCAATGGCTCGTGGTGGCCACTTCGCTGCCCTAGAGGAGCCAGAACTTATGATGCAGGACATTCAACATTTCATCAAGATCCTGGAGAAGAAGTAA